CAGGATCTGGAAAACTCGCCGATGTCAGCAGGGAAGGATAACAGAAACGATGACAGCGGTTCAAACAAcgaaaaagcaaaattgGGGCTCTTCCAATCAGTAGATCCTCGTGTTATCAGTGATTTGATCATTGGGCTGAGCGATGGTTTGACTGTCCCCTTTGCCCTAACAGCTGGTCTATCTTCACTTGGTGATGCAAAATTAGTCATCACCGGTGGCTTTGCTGAGTTGATCTCAGGCGCTATTTCCATGGGTCTTGGTGGCTATCTAGGAGCTAAGAGTGAATCTGATTATTACCATGCGGAAgtgaagaaggagaaaaggaaattttacGATAACTCTAACCTAATCAACAGGGAAATTGAAGACATTTTATTAGAAATCAATCCGAATTTCTCCGACGAAACAATCGTTTCATTTATCAAAGACTTACAAAGGACACCGGAATTAATGGTGGACTTCATTATCAGGTATGGGAGGGGTTTAGATGAACCCGCCGAAAATAGAGAACTGATCAGTGCAGTTACCATCGGTGGTGGTTATCTACTTGGTGGGTTAGTGCCACTGGTGCCATATTTCTTTGTATCAGACGTGGGCACGGGCCTCATATACTCTATCATAGTTATGGTTATAACACTATTCTGCTTCGGGTacataaaaacaaaattgtCCATGGGCAGTGGCAGTTCGACCTCCAAGAAAGTTACAGAAGGTATTGAAATGGTCGCTGTCGGTGGTGTAGCAGCAGGTGCAGCTTGGTTTTTTGTTAAGTTACTGGGTTAGGTGCAAAGTAATAAAACTATACATATTTATTGGCAAGAAATTGGGAACAGGGAGTTTTGTTTCTCACTTGGACCAAAGTTGAATTTACTCGACACTCAATCATTTTTCACGCTTTAATTTGTTTCTATATTCTCTTCTCTCTAAATTTATTTATACTAATGAATTTCAAACTAAATTTTTCTCCTCTCCATCGTCTAAGGGATATCAGCCGTTCTATAAtaagtatttttttgtgtATATGTGATCGGGCATCACACCTATGTGCTTGCGGTATAGCGTCTAGCTTGTGTATGAAAGAGTGGCTTGAACAAATAATGTACATATCTATATATTATGGGGGGAACATGCTAGAGTTTAGGAATACACAACATAATACCGTTATTTACttctcaatttctttttttttcagtaccGATTCTAGTTCACCAATGTCAAACATTCCTATGCCTTCATCCAGAGCATCCGCCAAGATGGATAATGATTTATTCGTAAAATCTGGGGCGGATCTGAGACGATTGATGTCATCCCCATAGTTCATGAACAgtaaattcaaatactGTTCCCTTAGTTtgctcttttctttcccttTTGGTGTGAAATTTTCTGCCAACTCGTTGTATTCTCCTCTTGCAAGCTTGATATTTTCGGCAATTTTCGATGTATTCATGAAACTCTCTTTATTTTGAGATCTTGAAGGTTCTGTAAGTTTgctcaaagaaattttggtGGAATCATCTATCACTTCCTTGAAGTTTGGCTTCAAATCTTTGCTTTCTTCGTCCGATAGCTCGACATCGGAAACTTCCATTTCGACGTCTTCATCTCCATTTTCGCCATTAACCTTTAGGGGATCATGCCCTGCTTTGCCATTTTCACTAACACCATCTTTGGCACTTTCTGTtatgttttcttcactttcgTTTTctgacgatgatgatgacgacgatgacgatgaatcTGACGATGAAACGTCTGCtgttcttctcttctttctccttctgctttttttggcGGATTTAGTATTTACAGCTGATATATCTCCTGCTGACATTCTCTTTAATAGTATTGCCGgatttcttttgttcaGTAACTAGTGTACAATCCTTTTTCATATATGAATAATGTATACTGTGTAATCTATAAAAGTTTTCATTCTTGCAAATTTTTGCAAATTTTAAGCGATGACCTCTTCGCGCGCAAGTTTCTAATACCAGTAAAATCAACCGAATCAAATTATTAATGCATTTTCGTTCTTTAAATATCTACTTTACAAAATAATAtgttgtttctttcttttgaggGGCAATATCTTTTGATTCTTATTTAAAAAAGCTTGTCCATTTCCACCAATGCGTAATCTAATATGTAACTTTGTTCGACTAAATTATCCACCCTTGCGAAATGTCTTTGAGTGTATGGGATTATTGCATCAACCACCTTTACCATGCCCGGTACTTCACTTAACTTTCCTATGTTATGATACATCAAGATGCACCTTATAGTTCTTTGCGCTATGGTGTGTGTTTTAGCATTTGTATTCCAATCTCTGCATCTTTTCATTAGCAACATCAATTGTTCGTTATTTAAGGTGGAAATTGCACGGTCTAATTCCTCGTTAAAAAGTATTTTAGACtctccttcttcaatgtcCTGCCTGGACCTTAGCTCTCCCagtgatttcttcaaaacattGAACAGCCTCATTGGGTGATCTAAAGTCAATGCCAATAAAAACGCATTCGTCCAATCACCCTGACttatataattttgaagCGATTGCTCCTGTTCGACTTGTACTTTGGCCTTTTCTAGctcctcttccttttcttgttcgGAAcaatctttccaaaattgGAAGACACCATCTGCATCAGCGCTCACGATCATGTCACCGTCATTCATGGTATTCAGAGCCCATAACCTGTTGTTATGACCATCCAAGGTGTTTAGGCACTCACCGCTAGAGCAATCccatatttttattagGCCGTCGGCACCACAACTCACCAGCTGCTTCTGTTTATTAATAAAGGAACATCTTTGAACGGCATTAGAATGACCTTCTAGCGTCTTCATAACACTGAATGTATCTAATGACCATATCTTGACAGTTTTGTCACCAGAGGAGGTTGCTAATAATTTGTCATACTGACAAAATGATACATCCCAAAGCCCACGTTTGTGATTAGCCAACGTGGCTTCCAATTCACCATTTTCCAGGCTCCAAATTTTACAGGTCTTGTCATATGAAGCTGTTGCAAAAATAGA
This genomic window from Saccharomyces kudriavzevii IFO 1802 strain IFO1802 genome assembly, chromosome: 12 contains:
- the RSA3 gene encoding Rsa3p (similar to Saccharomyces cerevisiae RSA3 (YLR221C); ancestral locus Anc_8.436) — encoded protein: MSAGDISAVNTKSAKKSRRRKKRRTADVSSSDSSSSSSSSSSENESEENITESAKDGVSENGKAGHDPLKVNGENGDEDVEMEVSDVELSDEESKDLKPNFKEVIDDSTKISLSKLTEPSRSQNKESFMNTSKIAENIKLARGEYNELAENFTPKGKEKSKLREQYLNLLFMNYGDDINRLRSAPDFTNKSLSILADALDEGIGMFDIGELESVLKKKEIEK
- the CCC1 gene encoding Ccc1p (similar to Saccharomyces cerevisiae CCC1 (YLR220W); ancestral locus Anc_8.437), with translation MSIVALKNAVMTLIQKAKGSAGTSESGGSESTPLLRGSNSNNSTHDSSSSSSSDIIYGGNATQDLENSPMSAGKDNRNDDSGSNNEKAKLGLFQSVDPRVISDLIIGLSDGLTVPFALTAGLSSLGDAKLVITGGFAELISGAISMGLGGYLGAKSESDYYHAEVKKEKRKFYDNSNLINREIEDILLEINPNFSDETIVSFIKDLQRTPELMVDFIIRYGRGLDEPAENRELISAVTIGGGYLLGGLVPLVPYFFVSDVGTGLIYSIIVMVITLFCFGYIKTKLSMGSGSSTSKKVTEGIEMVAVGGVAAGAAWFFVKLLG